Proteins from one Neodiprion fabricii isolate iyNeoFabr1 chromosome 5, iyNeoFabr1.1, whole genome shotgun sequence genomic window:
- the LOC124182876 gene encoding dentin sialophosphoprotein-like — protein MPPIKPKENRSRQSMTCCDNSSSDSDSYDSDDICSCTSSTDSDCEPRRQSKGKLGRKTQSKKVKPKSKTNEKGAKSKNKNGRKNEVSSASSCDCSDCWSDKDSDSSAESCPLASGCCQRSSGKSSCK, from the exons ATGCCGCCAATCAAGCCGAAGGAGAATCGTAGCCGCCAGTCGATGACATGCTGCGACAACTCGAGCTCGGATTCTGACTCCTACGATTCGGACGATATCTGCAGCTGCACCTCTTCAACTGATTCGGACTGTGAACCGAGACGTCAAAGCAAGGGGAAATTGGGGAGAAAAACGCAGTCGAAAAAAGTCAAGCCAAAATCGAAGACCAATGAAAAAGGGGCCAAGTCCAAGAATAAAAACGGGCGTAAGA atGAAGTGTCGTCTGCCTCGTCGTGCGACTGTTCCGATTGTTGGTCGGACAAGGACTCGGACTCATCTGCCGAAAGCTGCCCATTGGCCTCCGGTTGTTGTCAAAGAAGTTCGGGGAAATCATCTTGCAAGTAA